The Daphnia carinata strain CSIRO-1 chromosome 1, CSIRO_AGI_Dcar_HiC_V3, whole genome shotgun sequence sequence TACAGCCCATTAAGAAGAAACTGGCCGTCCTTGTCACTGCCGTCCTAGACACAACGTCTGTTACGCAATCAAAAAtatgaatgaaattaaaatgaagTTAATTAACGTGTTTACGTGTGATGGTGACGTTGACGGAAGTCGCTGGATTGAAAAATGCATTGCCTATTTTGGAGAAATAGCCCGGCTGTTTCCTCCTGATGGATGATGTTCTCGGCATCCATGACTCGTCGTGCGTGGGTAAGTGGAATGAACGATCGTTCGGCCAATCAGGTGATGTAAACAAAGGCGTTGCTTCGACGCTGTACACAACGATGTCGGTTGATTTTGATATTGCAACTGAATTGTTTTGGAATTCATTTATACCGTAATGTTTGTGTTGGCATGAATTGTGTAAGCGGATGGTAGAACTCGTTTGTCAGCGGATAGAGTGGCCCATTCATCATCAGGAGGACGTGCTGCTAAATGGCGAATCTTCACCGTTGGCGACATCTTCCTGTTACGTTCACCAGTTTTACGCAGATCAACTTGAATGGATATGAACAAAAATGATCAATCAACGGATGATTGTTTCgtcaattcgtttttttttttgcaaaaaacttaCGTTACTTGTGAAATCAATTGTCGTGCTGATTGTTCTCGACTCGGTGTAGGTGGGCGTCCGCTGTCCATCGACCACCAACGTCGTGATCAACTAAACGATAATCACCTGCAAAATGTACttcaaaactgaaaatgaGTGATAGATAGCAACCTGCCTTCTCAGACGCTTTCGTACTTTCTGTTACTCACATCGGTCGCTCTTTGCCCTTTTTATGTATCGCCGATTGGTCCCACAGCCAACAGGTACATCACATTTTTGAAtcctattgttttttgttgaaggtaacaaatcgtttcattttttgtggtTCTTTTTGCTTCGTACAACGAGTCCTCTCTTCGAAACGTTGGCCAATTGGATCGACCTGATGCCCAGTGGACATCAATCGTGTAGCCGATAACAAACCTCACGTGTTTAAACATGCACAGCCGATCTGGTGGTGACATTTCCGGGTCTTTGACACCCTCTGTGCACCGCGTCCGACGACCTACGTAATATTTTGATCGATCACTGTTCTTTCTTGCGTACCGCGGGATGTCCCTGCATTAGCAAGTGTCGGTATGTGATTAACACGACGTGTGTATACGCACGCGGTTAAAACAACAACGCTGTCCGCTTTCATAACGCAGGTGTCCCCGTAATTTAAGTGGCTATTTAAAGAACAAACGTTTTCTGCCTCTGTACGTGCTTGCTTAACCCACAGTTCCCTATGCACACATCCGTTTCACGCAGGCGTGAATGTGCGGGACGTGTGTATGGACTGTAATTGTTTTGGAGAAAGGGAGCCGCGCTGTTCGATATTAGCCCAAGACGTTGGTGTGTTatgctaaataaaaaattgcgtGGGACTATTGAAATGGTTAACTATTGTTTGAAACTCCCGATCGTGTGCACCTCAAGCATTGGGCGATTCCTAGAAATGCAACAATCGAACAAAGGCGGCTCGAATCAAAgcgtatttaaattttttgcaaattttttctaGCATAAATGAGATTTTGTATAATAAGCAACGCAGCAAGTTCAAAtgataatcagtttcaaaaaataatcacGGCTAAATGTGGTCTGGAACTGGCCATTGCCGTGCTCCTTTGTTGCCCGTATAGGCCGAgagagcccccccccccccccaaaaaaaaaaagtcggaaCATTGCATTCGAACTTAATTTCGAATGCAACTGTTGCTGGTTGCTATCACTCGATCAACTgtcccgacttttttttttcttacatctaacttacatctaattaatatctaacttacatctacaACCATATGCTGTTtcatcaagtcttttatagTGCCCCATAGATGATCGAAACCAGCTGCATCTCATTTTGGCGTCAATCGACCTTGGCAGTTGAATTTCGCAAACACGGTGTGCGATATTGACGATTataaaaatgaactgtattcggAAATTGCTATTTTACTTATTATAcacaattttatttatgttggaaaaaatttaatagaaaaaaattgctacAACAGAAACTGAAAGTGGTGCAATCACGGATCGTGACTCGTTTGAACGTTACGCGGAACAATAGGCTATGGAATTCAATCCATTTCATTCGTTCTaaataactaaataaataaattactaAATATGAATAAATCGTGTGATTTATCTCTGCCTGATAGATGACTCCATTTTACTAAAGCGTACCGTTGCCGGTCAAATGCATCAAGCGAGTCAGCTGTTCAGCGTTCGTGAATCCCGCTGTTTTATTTCCCTTGCTGATCCTTCCCATTTCggaagttaaaaacaaacaaaacaaaactatttgtttgttaaaacgGTATACCCGTTGGTTTATTTAAAGTGTCCATCTGTTGGTCAGCTTACCCTTTGAGCAATTACACCGAATGTACCGTTAGGTAACCAACGGGAGCTGAGCGTGAGTCTTTGACACGTTGCGCCATCTAACGCTGCCTTGTTACTTCACCATTCACAAACCATTTCCCGTTATCCGCgttcaagaaaataaaaacagagtTCTTTAGATGGGACATGCACATTTAGCCTGAAGGATAACAGAAACCTTTAACGACATATAGTCCGAACGGTCCCGCACACCACCCGCTGGCCCCGTGCAACTGACGGGCCTCGTCAAACGTAAGAAAATCCAGATCCCATGACGTGTCTGTGCATTTGGTATAACACTAAACATGTGTTATAATTGTTGTaactttgtttaaaaatgtttggttCGATATCTTTGATGCAAACTTCTCTCGTGATCGCATATTGTATTCTGTCCTGGAACAAGGCATCGATGGCGGGACTCCTGGCTGACAAAATAGCTAGCAAAATAGGCGCCGATTTGCTCGTCTTGTTCGGGTGTGTCGAAATGGAATGTAACATCGCAGTTCAACTGATTGACGAAGAAATGAGTGAATTGGATCTGTGCGTTAATCTCGCCAGCAGTTCTTGAAAAGTGGATCCAAACGGTGCAAGGAATTTCCATTTGTTCCAATTCCAAACGTGGAGATAGTAGCGGGCATTTTAACGGACTTCCATCCATCGACTCGGAGAGCATGGCTTCAAAACGAACGTCTGTCCTGCGTTGACGTTGGCCCAAACAGCAGTTCGCTTGCCGTAACTATCCTTGCAGCAAACGCAACGCGGTGACAGGGAGAGTTGGATCACAAATTCAAAACCAGGTGGGGGGTTTTCGCATTCAGCACGGTATGGTCCTGGCTGTTCGGACGCCAGAGAAAGATGAATGGAAAGTATTCCCGAAATGTGTTTGAAATGAAATCCCCCCACCTTGGCTTGACTTCTCGTACTCGGTGGTGTTGAATGTCCCTTGAATTTTAAACGAACCATCGTCTTATTCTGTTACCTGAAGAGGTGCCATTCCAAGGTATTTTTCGAAGTGTCAAAGCAGTTCTATGCAAATTTGCTGGACTGGATGCCGTATAGATTGctagacaaaaaacaaaagtacatTTTAAAGAGATGGAGGTTGACtgttattaaaatttgaaatgaaattacaAAGTGCTGGGAAGTAGCAACCTTTCAATCAGAACGTCGGCTCATTTCGTCTGATCATTCTAGTTGACCTTCTCTACTTAAGCGAGGGGCCGTTATAAAATGCCTAATAAAACGTGAAACAATACGTTTAGTGGctaaggtaaaaaataaaaaaatggcgtaCAAGCAATGGAATAAATACGAACTTCGATTCTTTCCTCGTTAGACTGCTCAAACCTCTGTGTTATAGTCGAAGAGACAATGAAATACGAGATATATGAGATAAGAGTTATCCTTGGTCGCTTGAAGTCGAGTTCACATCAGCGATAACAACGTAACCCTATCAGCGCGATAGTGATGAAAACGCCTAGGCTGCAATCCTTTGAAGATAAATTCCAAATTATCATTTAATTTCTGTGTGCAATTAAGCACGGTTGATATTGataatcaaatttcattagttttaAGTATTTACCATTACCTTTGGGAATTTGTTGGAAACAGCATGAAAAAGCTGGGAACCATTCGCGTTTTACTGTTTCCTTGTTAATAGTTGATGGGGAAAACGAATTGACCCAGTTGGAACAAGAACACCAAATGTGGGTATGGATGCTTTCCCCTTTGTATTTCGTGATAGTCATTAAATTGTCTTCAGATCTGTATATGTGGTTAGTGAATTTAGttttataattgtttttctttattatgttAAAATACCATGCAGCTGAACTCAGTAGCTACGAAGAACAGTGATATGTTGCCTATTGGAAAGACGTCGTCAgaggtttctcttttttataaTCAATTTatcatattcttcttttgtttttagtcttatatttgtttttattttggcatgTACAGCCTgtagacgaagatgaagatgaagaagatgaggagGAACATGAAGATGATGACAGCGAAAGTCGTGAAGCAGAAGACAGTGATATAGACTCCTTTACTGTCAATGGGCCAAACTTTAATCGTGACCTTGGTGAAGGTCCACCTAGACTTGCCAACCTTACTATGGATCTCAGTGAATAAAAAGTCAAGCAATGTGCATTAGAGTTGCatgtttcattaaaattaaatggtCAATTAGAAAGCAAGGTATCCGAATGACTACATTTCAATTAAAGAATGATGAACTGtttgaaagtttaaaaaaatgctgtcACTGTTTAAgtgaaaatatgca is a genomic window containing:
- the LOC130701609 gene encoding anaphase-promoting complex subunit 15B-like, translated to MWLNSVATKNSDMLPIGKTSSEPVDEDEDEEDEEEHEDDDSESREAEDSDIDSFTVNGPNFNRDLGEGPPRLANLTMDLSE